The proteins below come from a single Chryseobacterium sp. MA9 genomic window:
- a CDS encoding DUF4252 domain-containing protein, whose amino-acid sequence MKTLKNIFLAILTIGMLQSCIVSEKPNIDFFQNSQYDFKEARFASINVPMVLAKSYIKKALREEGEREETINLVKKASKIKVLTVTNGSSEMLNDYAQFLNNNHYEEWATIKHDGDNINIRVKQDGEIIKNMLITVGSNKNDIVFVDVKGNFTPDDISKMINSVSAK is encoded by the coding sequence ATGAAGACTCTTAAAAACATTTTCCTCGCTATTCTGACAATAGGTATGCTTCAGTCGTGTATCGTATCAGAAAAACCGAACATCGACTTTTTTCAAAACTCACAATATGATTTCAAAGAAGCGCGGTTTGCAAGTATTAATGTACCCATGGTTCTCGCTAAATCATATATTAAAAAGGCTTTAAGGGAAGAAGGAGAAAGAGAGGAAACAATCAACCTGGTAAAGAAAGCTTCAAAAATAAAAGTTCTTACCGTAACAAACGGAAGCAGCGAAATGCTAAATGACTATGCTCAGTTTTTAAATAATAACCATTATGAAGAGTGGGCTACCATAAAACATGACGGAGATAATATCAATATTCGGGTAAAGCAGGATGGAGAAATTATAAAAAATATGCTGATCACGGTAGGTTCCAATAAAAATGATATAGTGTTTGTAGATGTGAAAGGAAACTTTACTCCTGATGATATCTCAAAAATGATTAATTCTGTTTCCGCTAAATAA
- a CDS encoding DUF4252 domain-containing protein — protein sequence MKKIFFIIAIMLSSFATSSAQTEKLDKLFQDFEKNGRVTSINIKKPMFKLLNTIDVDDAYIGKIKPILNEVEGLKILIIPKITFPDRLKDENLANIKMNEEKTARVNNALKSLNFNELMSMSSDGTSMKFLAEEERDNYLENLVFNVDSKEENIIFILNGKMKLSDVNKIINSGETTTSSVTTSVRNDLTSGNTSSYLNGDNRNVGEFSKIDASVGVNVTFKQENTRSVKVIADADKLQYVITKVENGVLKIYVDNKGVRNLRFKNLNVNVSAPSINAIKTSSGSVFTAVNPVTESSLAIEAESGSIIKGTFNVKEAAAVEVSSGSVLDVDIKTSKLVLDTSSGANVNISGEAASAVIDISSGASCKADDLKIATAVVESTSGASLSLLVTDKLKVSVSSGAAVKLRGNPELDAKVDKISGGSLRQIK from the coding sequence ATGAAAAAAATATTTTTTATAATAGCCATAATGCTAAGCAGCTTTGCAACTTCTTCTGCACAGACTGAGAAATTAGACAAGCTTTTTCAGGATTTTGAAAAAAATGGAAGAGTAACCTCTATCAATATCAAAAAACCGATGTTCAAGCTATTGAATACCATTGATGTTGATGATGCCTATATCGGAAAAATAAAACCTATTCTGAATGAGGTAGAAGGTCTTAAAATTCTGATTATTCCAAAAATCACTTTTCCGGATCGCTTAAAAGATGAAAATCTTGCCAATATAAAAATGAATGAAGAGAAAACGGCGAGAGTAAACAATGCTTTGAAGTCTCTTAACTTCAATGAACTGATGTCCATGAGTAGTGACGGAACTTCTATGAAATTTTTGGCTGAAGAAGAAAGAGATAATTATCTGGAAAACTTAGTGTTTAATGTTGATTCTAAAGAAGAGAATATTATTTTTATTCTTAACGGGAAAATGAAATTATCTGACGTTAACAAGATCATTAATTCCGGTGAAACAACTACTTCTTCTGTCACAACTTCTGTGAGAAATGATCTTACTTCAGGTAACACATCATCCTACCTGAACGGAGATAACAGAAATGTAGGTGAATTCTCAAAGATAGATGCCAGCGTAGGAGTAAATGTTACCTTTAAACAGGAAAATACAAGAAGTGTAAAAGTTATTGCGGATGCAGATAAGCTTCAATATGTAATCACGAAAGTGGAAAATGGAGTTTTAAAGATATATGTTGATAATAAAGGAGTTCGAAACCTGAGGTTTAAAAACCTTAACGTCAATGTTTCTGCTCCTAGTATTAATGCTATAAAAACATCATCAGGCAGTGTCTTTACAGCAGTGAATCCTGTTACAGAAAGCAGTTTGGCGATTGAAGCAGAGTCTGGTTCTATTATTAAAGGAACATTCAATGTGAAGGAGGCTGCAGCTGTGGAAGTAAGCTCAGGTTCTGTACTGGATGTTGATATTAAAACATCAAAATTGGTATTGGATACTTCCAGTGGTGCAAATGTTAATATATCCGGAGAGGCGGCCTCTGCAGTAATTGATATCAGCAGTGGAGCATCTTGTAAAGCAGATGATCTTAAGATTGCTACAGCAGTGGTAGAATCTACTTCAGGTGCAAGTCTTTCTCTGCTGGTTACAGATAAACTAAAAGTAAGTGTTTCTTCAGGAGCTGCTGTAAAGCTGAGAGGAAACCCTGAACTGGATGCTAAAGTAGATAAAATTTCAGGAGGAAGCCTCAGACAAATCAAATAA
- a CDS encoding RNA polymerase sigma factor, translated as MTQETFKNTVFILKDEMYRFAKRFVMSSDEAEDVVQDLMMKFWQKRDELGQFGNFKSYALKSVRNECLNRLKHHDVKIGFADMQLHRSELYSMEVDNLKEHIVGFINQLPEKQKMVIHLKDVEEYEVSEISEMLEMEENAVRVNLMRARQKVKEQISQLMSYEKRSITR; from the coding sequence ATGACCCAAGAAACTTTCAAGAATACGGTGTTTATTCTCAAAGACGAGATGTATCGTTTTGCGAAGCGGTTTGTCATGAGCAGTGATGAAGCAGAAGATGTAGTACAGGATCTCATGATGAAGTTTTGGCAGAAGAGGGATGAGCTGGGGCAATTCGGGAATTTTAAATCCTATGCACTGAAGTCTGTCCGGAACGAATGCCTGAACAGGCTGAAGCATCACGATGTGAAGATCGGCTTTGCGGATATGCAGCTTCATCGCTCGGAGCTTTACAGTATGGAAGTTGATAACCTTAAGGAACATATTGTAGGATTTATCAATCAGCTCCCTGAAAAACAGAAGATGGTCATCCACTTGAAAGATGTAGAAGAATACGAAGTTTCCGAAATTTCTGAAATGCTGGAAATGGAGGAAAATGCAGTAAGGGTAAACCTGATGCGTGCGAGACAAAAAGTAAAAGAACAAATCTCACAACTGATGAGCTATGAAAAAAGATCAATTACAAGATAA
- a CDS encoding putative sugar nucleotidyl transferase, producing the protein MQLVFSDAQYWEDFLPLTFTRPIAAMRCGILTFSERWQKILENTEISYFTEMYLQDKFKSPEEKESLFLVPNFIPTETVIQQIKDLKLGEALVYEDELIAAKINMKGFSLNQIEKMTDIKEDLIFFKRPKDLFTYNHHAIDFDFDLLTKGRTSQELSSTNGFLGDKKDLFIEEGAYVEFSTINTKTGKIYIGKNTEVMEGCHLRGPIALCDDSKFNLGAKIYGATTVGPHCKVGGEVNNIIIFGYSSKGHEGFVGNSVIGEWCNFGADTNSSNMKNNYGNVKFWNYRTKAFEDTGLQFAGLIMGDHSKTAINTQLNTGTVIGVASNIFKPGFPPNLVENFSWGGMKDDERFRLDKVYEVAERAMARRKVALTEEDKAILKHIFDSY; encoded by the coding sequence ATGCAATTAGTATTTTCAGACGCACAATATTGGGAAGACTTTCTTCCGCTTACTTTTACACGTCCGATTGCCGCTATGCGATGCGGAATCCTTACATTCTCTGAAAGATGGCAGAAAATTCTTGAAAACACAGAAATTTCTTACTTCACAGAAATGTATCTTCAGGATAAATTTAAAAGCCCGGAGGAAAAAGAAAGTCTCTTTTTAGTTCCGAATTTCATTCCCACAGAAACCGTAATTCAACAGATTAAGGATCTTAAGCTGGGAGAAGCGTTGGTTTATGAAGACGAATTGATCGCTGCTAAAATCAATATGAAAGGTTTTTCTCTGAATCAGATTGAGAAAATGACAGATATCAAAGAAGATTTGATTTTCTTTAAAAGACCAAAAGATTTGTTTACCTACAACCATCACGCGATTGATTTCGATTTTGATCTGCTGACCAAGGGAAGGACTTCACAGGAATTATCTTCAACCAATGGATTTTTAGGTGATAAAAAAGACCTGTTTATTGAAGAAGGAGCTTATGTTGAATTCTCAACAATCAATACAAAAACAGGTAAGATTTATATCGGTAAAAATACTGAAGTCATGGAAGGCTGCCATCTTCGCGGGCCGATAGCTCTTTGTGATGATTCCAAATTTAATCTTGGAGCTAAGATTTATGGAGCAACTACAGTTGGGCCACATTGTAAAGTAGGGGGAGAAGTGAATAATATTATTATATTCGGGTACTCCAGTAAAGGACACGAAGGTTTTGTAGGGAACTCTGTGATTGGGGAATGGTGTAATTTCGGAGCTGATACCAATTCTTCGAATATGAAAAATAATTATGGAAATGTAAAATTCTGGAATTACAGAACCAAAGCTTTTGAAGATACGGGCTTGCAATTTGCCGGTCTTATTATGGGAGATCATTCCAAAACTGCCATCAACACTCAGTTGAATACCGGAACAGTAATTGGAGTGGCATCCAATATTTTTAAACCGGGCTTTCCACCAAACCTTGTGGAAAACTTTTCATGGGGAGGAATGAAAGATGATGAAAGATTCAGACTGGATAAAGTATATGAAGTGGCAGAAAGGGCCATGGCGAGAAGAAAAGTGGCTTTAACAGAAGAAGATAAAGCGATTTTAAAACATATTTTTGATTCGTATTAA
- a CDS encoding type B 50S ribosomal protein L31: MKNGIHPENYRLVVFKDMSNDEVFLCKSTAETKDTIEFEGQEYPLIKMEISSTSHPFYTGKVKLVDTAGRVDKFMNKYKKFAK, from the coding sequence ATGAAAAACGGAATCCACCCAGAAAATTATAGACTTGTTGTTTTCAAAGATATGAGTAACGACGAGGTGTTTCTTTGCAAGTCTACTGCAGAAACAAAAGACACTATCGAGTTCGAAGGACAAGAGTATCCACTAATCAAAATGGAAATCTCTTCAACTTCTCACCCTTTCTACACTGGTAAAGTAAAATTAGTTGACACTGCAGGTAGAGTTGATAAGTTCATGAACAAATACAAAAAATTCGCTAAGTAA
- a CDS encoding nucleotide pyrophosphohydrolase, whose product MEITQLQQQVDEWIKTIGVRYFNELTNMAMLTEEVGEVARIIARRYGEQSEKESDKNKDLGEELADVLFVTLCLANQTGVNLQDAFDRKMKIKTDRDKDRHQNNEKLK is encoded by the coding sequence ATGGAAATTACCCAGTTACAACAGCAGGTAGATGAATGGATCAAAACCATTGGTGTAAGATATTTTAATGAACTTACCAATATGGCAATGCTGACAGAGGAAGTAGGCGAAGTAGCAAGAATCATTGCCAGAAGGTATGGTGAACAAAGCGAAAAGGAAAGTGACAAGAACAAAGATCTTGGTGAAGAACTGGCAGACGTACTTTTTGTAACGTTATGTCTGGCCAATCAAACCGGAGTGAACCTGCAGGACGCTTTTGACAGAAAAATGAAAATCAAGACTGACCGGGATAAAGACCGGCATCAGAATAATGAAAAATTAAAATAA